Part of the Anopheles gambiae chromosome 3, idAnoGambNW_F1_1, whole genome shotgun sequence genome is shown below.
TTTCATGTCACAGGccaataaaacatacaaacgcgcctccttttcccctttcccTCTCTCCCCTTCGACATACACTTTGGCAGCAGACACGTATCGTGTGTGGGGGAAACGGGACTCGAGCAGTAGGATGTAGTACAagtcagcaacaacaaccttCATCACATTCGTCGTCTTCAGCCAACCACAAGGCAAGGAGACGTCGCTGGTCGTCTTTTCCCGTTCAGTGACTGGGAGGAGGGAAGGCGGTGGTGTAGGTAGCTTAAGGCGATGCTTTACGCTTATATTGATGCGAGGCGAGGAAACAGTTGTACAGTGGGTCACTTTGTGGTAACGAACAGTTGCATTCGTATGAAAAACCCATCAATCGTTGTTAGCCCGCGATGCTTTGAggtttcaatttccaacgagCTTTCCACTCCCAGCAGGGAATGATTCAGCGTGTGTTAGTTAGTTTAAAGTTTAGTTGgtgcaattaaatttaaaccattataaaaaaacaaagcctTTGTGTTTGAAACCCAATTCCAATTACGAAGCATAAACAATGTGCAAATATTCTCCATTTATTTGGGCATGCAAAACTTCTTCGCCTACATTACATCCCCAAAACGAGAGGgggttttgcaaaacaaacaatacaaaacaatagaACATGTTCCGATGCCTTCCTGCAACGGAAAAACAACCGCTCGACAGCAAATAATCCAATCAAGAATTAAAAACTCCAGCCCCCTTCCAGACACCGGCCCCCGAACGCCACCCCAATGGAAAGCCAAAATTATTCGTTGTAATTTCAACATTCGCCTCGCTTAAATTGGAGGCCGGCGGACGAATTCCGACCAGCCACCACAATCCGAACCGGAAGGATGTAGTAGCAGCTCACCGACCGATTCGGATGGGGACCCTTGCAAGAAGCAGGTGCAATTAAGTAGCGCCCGGTGTGAGCTTGGCTGGAGCCGGACGGGACGGGCACAAAAAGTTGTGCTTGTGTGGCTATATTTCCAGCCCCCTTTAGTTGGAGGGTGGAGAAAGGCGAGTTGGAGGGGAACCACACCGCCCAGGACCCGCAAAGAGGGTGGAGCGCTCCGGAAAGAGGACGCTGTAATATGTAATTGAATGTTGGTGTATTTAATTAGCATGCCCCGGACGGATGTGGGCGGATGTGTTAAAAGGCAAAGAAATGGGGTGAAGGGAAATGAGAAAGtcgggagaaaaaaacagactcacacacacacgcacgcacacaacacgAAACCTTTCACTGGCACAAAGCACACAATACACGGAACCGGCCCAATTCATTGGTGATTTGGGGATCCAAAGATTTGCGTGTTGTAAAAATAGCAGCGTTTGTGATATGGCTGACCCCCCCTGAGGAGTTCCGAGGGTTCCATTGACCGTGGGCTGGGTCCATCACGAATGGGTTTAGGGTCGATGTTTCGTTTTATGAAGCAGTAATCGACCGAGTTTCGTAATGCCGCGAGCACGGATTATAACCTCACTTAATGTAACCATCCGATCGGTGTGTAAGCATAAGTGCTGCACAATAAATAAGTTCTTCATCGGTAGAACCAACCAGTACGGTTGGAGATGAATGTCTTGCACGGTGGAAACATCCTCATTGCAGCATCGAAGCATCTCTCCATCCGGAACTGCTAAAAGTCAAGCAGGGAAAGGGAAATAGTGTAACCGACCTTACTTGTTGATACTTGCACATCGAGCGGAGCGGTTTGGGGGTTTTATTGAGCGagcttttatttgtttatgcatCGCACTAAATCACAACCAACACTACCACCATTACACGGAGGACCTTCGATTTCTGGTACACCATGTTCAACACGTCCGGGAGTGGTGTAGCCAACAAGGACGAGGGGACGGCGGAACCAGAAGTATCGTTTGCACAAAGTGGCAATAAAGTAATGATGAATTGGAGTGCGGGCCTATCCGAAAGGCCGATCACGTACCGTTCGGCAGCACTAGCGGCAGGAGCTAATTGTAGGAGCGTCGCGTCGAACGGACGATGGGCGGTACTCTCGGCAGGTGGGCGTCTCGGGTTGCCTCGGGCAGAAATAAATCTTCTTATTGTCGCAGACACTGCCCTAACCTACACGTGTACGTGTTTTAGCGTAAAATCCAACCCCCTTTTGAGGAGGGAATTCTGCTTGCAAAACATTACCATTtgccatcatcgtcatcaccaTCGTCGTCGAGATCTTGGGCGTGGGACAGCAGAAGGGTTTCTCTGGTCCCTTTTGCCCGGCATAAACAATGGAAAGCACATTTGCCAATTGCGTTCGACAATCAATAGATCCTGCTTCCGGGAGCACCAGAGCACCAGCACTGTGTCCGATCGTCTTCGGTGAAGTACATCCACTTTCGAGGGATTATGCCAGTGTGCTGCACCGGTTTGGGAAAGTGAAGTCGTACCCCGTTTGAAAGTTGCCCTTGCATCAGACCTGTGCACTGTGAGCCACCCCTCTCAAAACAGGCGTTTCGTATGCAAAAGCAttaggcacacacacaactgctGTCCGCTCACCCCCGTTCCCAGGGTGGAATTCTTTTCCGATTGCCAACCCCAAAGGGAGATACGTTACGCTTACGTGTCCGTGTGCTCTCCCTAAAGTGCTGTTTCTCTGCCCCCTGTCTCTGCAACCCTCCGGCCAAACGGTCCCATTGCGTGTCGAAGAGTGCATTTGCCCGCTGAACCTCCGCCTGGGCACCGAggggcgtttgtttgtttgtcgtttGTCGCAAAATGAAAGCGTCTCGGTCGCTCCCAGCGCCCGGTGCCACCTCTGCAGGCTGAATCTCAGAGTCAAGATGTGTGCGATactgttcccttttttcccccttttttccccaGCGACGTACTTGGGGACCAGAGCAAGAAAGATGAACCAAAGGCAGTAGGCATCCCAGTGGTTGGACAAACAGTCGTACAAACAACATGCCACACCGCTCTCCCTTTTGCGCTCCCCGAAGCGCAAGTGGACACACTATCCACCGGAAACATGTGTGATCTTTCCGGAAGAGTCATTAAACGGATGAAAGGTAGCATCAAGTGTGGTCGTTCTCGGGGACCGTCCCTTCGGTACGCTGGAACCGGAACTGATACGTATGTACAGGCACTTGTTTCTGTAGCGAGTGAGTGACCCGGACCCGGTTGGGTACGTTTCTCGTTCCAATTGctgtttgtgtgggtgtgtgtttttgtatgacTATGATGTCATTGTTACGGCAAACAGAGCACTATCCTTGGTGCTTCTTGGAAGTTGAAACAGCTCCCAGTGGAGTAAGCAGCGTGATTCTTCTCCCCCCTGGCCAGCACTACGGCACTGTACACGCAGACTCGGTAAACAGACGAATTAATGTTATTTTGGTGTTTTCCAAAAAGGAAGACACACCTGGACACCATCCCGGGACAGAgtggtcgtgtgtgtgtgtgtgtccttgaTTTGACTCCACAACTTCTCTCGGTGaccaagatgatgatgatgatgatggtcatTGCAGTGATGACAAGTGTTTTCCCGTGCTTCCGATCGTGTTGCCCTCTGGCAGTGGGAACGGTAGTTGCCAAGTCCTAGTCCAACTGTAGTGTGCTCTTGATGAGCTAGCGACTGCAATTTGACGGGGACGGCCGTTCCAACTGTCGCACAACTGACGACATACTATCGTTCTATCATCGACTTTGTTTGTGAGCTCGGATGGCGCCTAACGAACGGCACGGATCGGAATTTGGGGGGAAGAAAAACCCTTCCCCTGGACGGCTAAGAAGTGGGTGCAGAAGGGCACTTTAAGAGATAATATAAttataatgaaaataaattcctTTTTCGCCTAGCTGTGGTCGCACCTACGGAGGATGCCTTTTCCAAGTGTTATCCAAAATCCCCACACCTTCGATACGTGGCACTGTTCGACCTAGATTGGAAAAATCGGTACTATCGGAGCCATATCGGGTGTGCACGTGTGCGCCAGCAAAATCTAGAGCAGAAGTTTTGCGAAAGTGTCGATGAAATTTTGCATCTTCGCTCGGTCGAGGGAAACGTGCGCCTTCAACTTGCGAGACCCCGTGGGGCGCTTGCACCACGCAAGACGAAGATGAACGATTGCGTTGCTctatctctgtgtgtgtgtgtgtgtgctttgtgcAAAAAGAGATTTAGGAAGGTACCGAGACTAGATTGTCTTTGCctgcgatgatgatggtcccgTTCGTTCCTTCCGAAACGCCCCGATGGGAGCTTTTCATTGTCGTTGCAGTACCGCTTTGCAAAGATCATCAGCTAGGACGAGGAAAGCGGGGAGTTTTCTTTCCTAAAGTGTGCCATCCGTTGCCCGCCCTCGTGCAAACCGCTGCGAATTCACCCCGCGAAGCCACAAATGCTTTTCATTTGCATATAAATTAGATAAGAGCAGTGCAATTTTCGAATGCACCTTCTGCACGATTCTCCCTCGGCGACCGGGAGCCACACCACCCCGGTCCATGCTATTGGCAGCGTGTGAGCGATGATGCAAATCAAGGTGCAATGATGGGCCCCTTCCCACCTAATGCAGGGTTGGGCGTGGGGGAGTTCGGAGAGACGAGCAGTGCTGATTCAATTTCAGCCTTTTCGTTGGAGCATTTTCTCACAGATTTGCTGTGTGCAGGTATGGGTACCCGGGATGCTGCTGCAACTTTCCAAACAGATTCATCAATTCCGGCGAGGAATTTCCTCCCCCTTGCAGGCAAGATGTGCACGATAATGAACGCTTTTGTCGACGGCAGCGGGACACAAACAGGTTTAGATAATTGAAAGCAgacaaaatatcaaacattttatttagTCACTTGTACACCATCAGTAAGACAGTGCGGCAAGGATGACACTCTGAGGATGAGTTCGAGCAAAGTATGCACTTTCGGCAAGACACTGATGGTTTCGAAACACGCAAAATCCCTTCCCCCCTTCGTGGCTTAAAAGTCTTTCGGCTTCTCGACGATTGGCGGTGGCGCATCGAAGAAGACGTTCGATTCGCGCCGCTTGGCCCGATACGCGCGCAGTATGGTGAACGGTCGTATCGAGCAGAAGTAAATCAGCTCGGCCAAGCTCAGCAAACTCACGCCCATGAACAGCCCCAGCAGCCCGCCACAGTTGGCCAGAAAATCGGTCACACCGTACAGCTCGCTCCGCTTCGACGTGATAAACTGTGCCTCCTTGAAGTAGATCGTCAGCCGCGCAAACTGTGCCCCGTCCTGCTCGCCAAGCGACTGGCGGAACGCGGAGAACAGGCTCTTCCAGTCGAGATCGGCCTGCGAGATTTCCGCATCGTACTGCACGGACGTGCAGGCCGGCAGACAGTTGCACTTGGCGCGATAGTCGCGCGATTTGTCCACGATGAACTTGACGTCCtcctcgagcagctcgtcctcCGCATCGTTGTAGCAGTCGATCTTGCTCGCGCCGCACACCTCCGTCCGGTCGTCCCGGGGCATCGAGAACTTGACGCAGCCGCACTTGCGCAGCGTGTAGTTGGTGGTGCACTCCAGCTCACAGTTTTGCTGCGTGTACACCTTGAAGTATTTGAGGTGGCGCTCGTGGTTGAAGAAGCACTGTCGCCTAAAATGACATGAAGGTTAGCTTCCCATCGGTACTGCGCTATTGTTAGGCGAACCTTTCCGGGGTGTAATCGCGCAGCCCATCGGAGGTGGTAATCATCTGCGGTTTGACCGATATGATTACTTCCTGGTGGAGCGGGACGCGATAGTACTGCTTCGACACCTGCGGATACTCGCTGGACGTGTGGAGCAATATTTTAAATCCTTGCACAGGACCCTAAAATACAAAAAGGCGTttgattttgaacatcacATCACAGCTGCTTACTGTTTCTTACACGACAAATAAAATCCGTATCCCGCTCGTACAGATTTAACAGCACGTACAGTCCTGCCCGAGCACCAGCGCCCAGTACTCGCACCGGATACGTATCGAGATCGGTATTCTCTGCATAGCCCTTCTCTAGCGACCACAGCGGAGACTGTCGCTTCTCCGAGATGTACTCATAGTCACTGTGCAGCTCGTCCAACCTTAACATTTCCCCCGCAGACTGGGAGTTGAACGTGAAACAGATCCCTTCCTCGGTGATCGTTTCCGTGAAGAACTCGCTGCACAGCCCCGCATCGTTGCGCCATTTGCAGAAGAACAGTGCCGACTCGAGCGGCATCGACACATTCTTCAGCAGATCCACGCAGGCCGGATCGGTCGTTTGATTCAAGCTGACGCCACGCAGAATGTGCGCATCGCACACCTGGGCAACGGCACGGAAGCGATCGTAACTAAAAtcgacacaaaaacacaacagaaAAGCATCACTCTCAGCACATCGAAGCAcatcgaacacacacacacacgacacagATGTTGGGATAGTAATGTGAACTTTACGTTTCGTTCGCCATCTCGTCGCGCCAGGTATCGTTCATCTGAAAGTATACCTGCGAGAAGTTAAGGTACTCGCTGCGGGCCTTCGTTTCCGGGCAGATCGTGACGGCGGGGAATGGGATCTGCCACACCGGGGTGGACTTTTCCGCGAAGCTCACAATCACCGGCGTCTGTTCCCACTTGCGGTAAATGTTCTGGATCAGCCGGCCGCATCCGTACACCGACAGCAGGAACGTCGCGATCCACCATATCCTGCAAGAGCGAAACAATTAACACGCACAATGccttcgcgcacacacacaccctccgcCACATACTTCTCGAacagggttcgtcgcttgcagCCAAAGTACTTGATGCCGTGCACGGTACTGTTGGAGCAGTACTCCAGAAACAAACTCTTGATGCCGCGCGTGAAGTTGCGCTTATCCCACGCGTTGATGGCTTTCAGCTCGAAATTGCTCACCGACCGCGAATCCATCCCGACCGACAAGCGCACCAAGAATGATAAGCCCAACCGTACCGACACGGTCCTATTTATACTATCACCGGCACCGGTATCATAACACCCGAAACACTCCTCGTCCCCTCCGCCCACGGTGACAGCCCacgtgtgctgctgcagaCCAGCCGGGAGGCGGTTAACCGAGTTGTCACGCCAAATTCCCCAAGCTGACTAACACACCTTAAACGCGCGCGCGAAACCATTCGACCCAGTGAGATCATGTCGCGCGCTACTGTAGGTGTAAAGCAACGCCACGCCACGCCGACCTGCCGTCAAGTAGCGGGAATGGGCTGCAAAGGGGAGGGTTTGATGGGATCCTGGAACACAAACCACAGGGGAAACGATCCCGCTGTCTTCACCTGCACCGACATGAACGCGTCGGGGTGTGTATCCTTTAGCTCCGCCAGGCACGGCTGTGCTGGAGTTGCCACCTGCTGAGTGTGTCCTGTGAGAGTCAAATTTAGAGCACGCTCAAAACGCACAAACCCATTACAAGCGCCATCTATACATTATTCATTGAAAACGGGTAGACACTGCAGCGGAGAAttacacattttaaaacaattttcccTTCATTACACTGCCCCAATAATGCCTTTGCAAGCGTTCTAACAAAAGCGTTCAGTGCATCAACGGTGCCGTGTGCGTACATTTTGCGGCACTTTAGTCAATTAATCATCACTCTTGCGCTGTTGACAGACAGCGAAAGCAGAAGAATACGAAAGgcccaaaccaaaacaacaaccagaAGAAACACATAGAACAAATAAAACGAACAGTTGACAGCTGGACAAAGCAGATCTGTCACAGTGCGAATAGAGAGTGCGAACGTTCAATAAATCAACCGCTTGGGCATTTACCGCGGTGCACTCTTTCTCTCGGTTTCTGGCCCGTTTTTGGCAGCAAAcgctctctcttcctcttgctctctctctctccgatCTCACCCATTTCGCTTTATTAGCAATAttcatcaaaaataaaaccgttTGTCGAAATACTGGCGAGTGACGGTGTGCCGACGAGGatgatttatttgattgaTAAATTGTACGCATTTCGGCGTTACTTCCGTTTCGTTGGCGAGTGGCCGTGTGATGTCGTTCGTGTTCGTGTGTACACGCCAACCGAACATAACGGTGTGTCCAACACAACCAATGCATTAATTTGGAAGGCCGAATGGTTTGtgcgcattttgtttttgttttttttttttttgttccatctCACGTTCAGCTAAGTGAAACCGAGGCGTGTCACACTCCAGGGAAATCGTACTCTAAACGGAAGCCAATGACCGCCTGTTGTGGCATGTGAATGGTAATTTATTCACCTTCACAAACGGACATTTAATTGAGCACGGGATGATGTACGCTTTAAAGTTGAATTTTTATTACCAACCGGGAATTAGTTGTGCGCAGACAAAGGTTTGCACCCGTTTTCTAAGCGATAGCAAAGCTTTAAtagagtgtgtttgttgtgcgaGTTGCATACATTTGGGCGTATAGCAGGAATATCATCAACATGTTATGCTACTTGCAAAAAATGATGAACTTTTTGTAATTTTGCTTGATAAGCCACTTTTTAACAAGGCTGTCATTTGGGTGGTATCAGTATcggttttccattttccggtGCAAAAGTACCAATCGTCGTACCGCTCACAGGAACCGATACGTGGAAAGATCGATTGAAACTCGTCTGGGTTCGATGGCAAGCGGCTCGTAACATGGTTTACCTTTCAAGCCATCAGATTTTTCAGCTGCACTGAGCCCGTCCCAGGTCCACAAGTTCGTGGGAAACTGCTCCAATCAAACGTATCGTACCACCACCGGGCGAAGGTCACACGGGCCTACTTCACCGGTTGCACACCGGTGGCACAGTGTGGCGAATGGGAATGGCAAATAAAAAGGATCCTcaatgaaaatcaaatattacaTTGCTTC
Proteins encoded:
- the LOC1280409 gene encoding pickpocket protein 28, which produces MDSRSVSNFELKAINAWDKRNFTRGIKSLFLEYCSNSTVHGIKYFGCKRRTLFEKIWWIATFLLSVYGCGRLIQNIYRKWEQTPVIVSFAEKSTPVWQIPFPAVTICPETKARSEYLNFSQVYFQMNDTWRDEMANETYDRFRAVAQVCDAHILRGVSLNQTTDPACVDLLKNVSMPLESALFFCKWRNDAGLCSEFFTETITEEGICFTFNSQSAGEMLRLDELHSDYEYISEKRQSPLWSLEKGYAENTDLDTYPVRVLGAGARAGLYVLLNLYERDTDFICRGPVQGFKILLHTSSEYPQVSKQYYRVPLHQEVIISVKPQMITTSDGLRDYTPERRQCFFNHERHLKYFKVYTQQNCELECTTNYTLRKCGCVKFSMPRDDRTEVCGASKIDCYNDAEDELLEEDVKFIVDKSRDYRAKCNCLPACTSVQYDAEISQADLDWKSLFSAFRQSLGEQDGAQFARLTIYFKEAQFITSKRSELYGVTDFLANCGGLLGLFMGVSLLSLAELIYFCSIRPFTILRAYRAKRRESNVFFDAPPPIVEKPKDF